Proteins co-encoded in one Saccharomyces mikatae IFO 1815 strain IFO1815 genome assembly, chromosome: 14 genomic window:
- the MDG1 gene encoding Mdg1p (similar to Saccharomyces cerevisiae CRP1 (YHR146W) and MDG1 (YNL173C); ancestral locus Anc_2.81) — MQPNLPQFTFKWPKGPETVILTGGFDEWKGTLPMVKDPNGAFEITLPIKFDSVGSKVYFKFIVDGQWLPNKDYKVIVDGGVENNFITEDDVMQQYGNNTGMLVPESGGLAVTKNTTLIEPEAEKPAKLRKFKIKRVIKTNKQTGERSIFSQEVIEVPESEDEAQKVDKTSKNADGLSGTTTIIENNSTGVTEEKAVKPYEEGPAKLNFAKNEKYITDGLGKTKSSESRLYELSAEELENEEEEEDEDKDAGTNTEGEDSELQSKKSLSIAAKIESSPEKLPVGSTTSTAKETSRKSTGEVIADTQTFEPKPSPTTAATEKVEVKKATTVAKPSHTKGTPKKDVQKSPVKKEGFFKKLSKILK, encoded by the coding sequence ATGCAACCAAACCTACCCCAATTTACGTTCAAATGGCCCAAGGGACCCGAAACAGTTATTCTGACGGGTGGTTTCGATGAGTGGAAGGGCACTCTACCAATGGTGAAGGATCCTAACGGTGCTTTCGAAATAACGCTGCCAATAAAGTTTGATAGTGTTGGTAGCAAAGTATATTTTAAGTTTATCGTTGACGGTCAGTGGCTGCCAAATAAAGACTATAAGGTGATTGTTGATGGGGGGGTGGAAAACAACTTTATTACTGAGGACGATGTAATGCAGCAGTACGGAAATAACACTGGCATGCTGGTCCCTGAAAGTGGCGGATTGGCAGTTACAAAGAACACCACTCTAATTGAACCGGAAGCTGAGAAGCCTGCAAAATTACGAAAATTCAAGATCAAGAGAGTAATCAAgacaaacaaacaaacagGGGAAAGGTCGATCTTTTCTCAGGAAGTAATTGAAGTGCCAGAGAGCGAAGATGAAGCTCAAAAGGTAGACAAAACCAGCAAGAATGCAGATGGCTTAAGCGGCACTACGACTATAATTGAAAACAACAGTACTGGTGTaactgaagaaaaggcAGTTAAGCCGTATGAAGAAGGGCCAGCTAAACTTAACTTTGCCAAAAAcgaaaaatatattacaGATGGTTTGGGGAAGACCAAATCTTCTGAGTCGAGGCTATATGAATTGTCAGCCGAAGAACTTGAAAAcgaggaagaggaagaggacGAAGATAAGGATGCAGGCACAAATACAGAGGGCGAGGATTCGGAGCTTCAGAGTAAAAAATCATTGAGTATAGCCGCTAAAATTGAAAGCTCCCCAGAGAAATTGCCTGTAGGTTCGACTACAAGCACTGCCAAGGAGACATCTCGGAAATCAACTGGTGAAGTTATTGCTGATACCCAAACCTTCGAGCCAAAACCAAGCCCAACAACAGCTGCTACAGAAAAGGTAGAAGTTAAAAAAGCTACCACGGTTGCAAAACCTAGCCACACGAAGGGAACACCAAAGAAAGATGTTCAGAAAAGTCCTGTCAAGAAGGAAGGGTTCTTCAAGAAGTTAAGCAAGATTTTGAAGTAA
- the APC1 gene encoding anaphase promoting complex subunit 1 (similar to Saccharomyces cerevisiae APC1 (YNL172W); ancestral locus Anc_2.82), producing the protein MTSEVFIENDCLPRETHTGKDCDGTSEWQLQDNITNKPDGIYGDVWLSRDGRSVKWCIEDQCLRQFSYNQKIIKAGYIDFEKTPDCFVVVLSDIAHVYLLTRGDSTTVCFPFQIGNAFWYANGVILERDTSVFFMDSGYDSKPIEVDLKHKYITMTDPMTPFGLISITNTFKGGINSASGNKSDSLQDLQLVLFPSNREKYIAVFLDQNSKVLRFYYSRILSSDQSRKGELTISSTKKTGLETAGNSQKTGGITKDLRKFSLLTRRSTSNSHDFNTSERIISGSVGNAPVRTDIFALPSTCSRRSLSATLDRMGNTIGLNNRATPSSFFETSANTSAHSNVAPVSQPMQQQQQEYLNQTATSSKDIVLTEVSSLKLPDDITFTSRRLSSILNTIKFLSLKFERQEALLIFHEPTHFCKIWLIDLLPDVIDSIPFKVYGNSPQNMIRLENLKLKDPSRIQAIHIHAHLDGCLILISKEQNGKQFESLLYNPFVRILSPSKNVSRELTKQNNFPSLQKMFPYPETSFTKLCFEALKYITSPTFNISIIFLWQYAYSILLARTSHVLTRFRIEYDAFSLVLSLLILPIPSSSSQEFKENKEIYQHELFQQLKQNPEITSSVLPKIVIALHLIREEYSLNVLCRNEHALLGQFLGFATAAMGWPDLWQSYYVPQADLESKPLLSPGEQNSTFFHPLDEPPSIIKSLYSITENSSISLCPFISFSRLAATDTEVELRITPRSFKILGLYELVHSANFLPDYILGILSSLKIDKNELQTYPLGILVPLRNVLKILEDKLSEVRENLELLNRADLQRCSAIINSIRNDTKDIVGRDQKDSSVLYKVPVTKNIGSSSRTPNNIYSILSEIVKSASQVPLDGSAMRMSNIEDDEDIDEGRSLKLNAGLIFSEDKRFTHVVSLLAYYKSTQAQFFTTKTEYAQILAQKKYFANVMALRTCTNGIGWGAVAYATEKPISTQKWIVQPLNLISMFPDDTKIAVKVPEDVGHDVVKWGQFHAGVSSGLRISKKATGITGSWIAFNKPKELDAYHGGFLLGLGLSGHLKNLEEWHIYNYLSPRNTHISIGLLLGMSSSMKGSMDSKLIKVISVHLVAFLPSGSSDLNIDLKLQTAGIIGMGMLYLNSRHKRMSDSIFAQLVSLLNVNDEMVADEEYRLAAGISLGLINLGAGQTTFKKWDSSLLRLGDYFPEDVYDSSDVEQNIMYEELTTKLLEIITSTYDIENDWIPENSQIGAVIAIMFLFLKSNNYEISNALKVDLKEILKSNINTRPELLMYLEWASNMILWDCIGDDLSFVMKDVELEKNISELNTDLLPIYYTMAGRILAMGIRFASSGNLKIRNVLLSLVDKFLPFYQYPGKRNLDFRLTISVINVLVNVIIVALSMVMCASGDLEVLRRVKYLHEVVSGPYSDLFQVIPTSKNNDASVSQENSSTNRSGDNDHDERTDDTTTSLDNDRSINGSEISDPTAFLEDKKDMDDHYGKFISTNLALGFLFLGSGQYALNTSTLESIAFLSMSALPTYATPHPLQELKHFWSMAVEPRCLVIKDISTGDPVNNVPIKLVVEKDIENEEVVREMSTPCLLPDFSKIRSIRVEMHSYFPLEINFTKDYSASDFFSGGTIIYIQRKSQSIFEHKASFRNTEDIHLALKKKSIESKDFSKLNPKTKQGNITSSQLVESLGIQDLTMVELDTILNAENDTSLTDSESYNLGLLCSDKNSGDVLDCQLELWYKSFGPHVEQCKH; encoded by the coding sequence ATGACTTCTGAAgtatttattgaaaatgattgTTTACCAAGAGAAACACATACCGGTAAGGATTGTGATGGCACTTCTGAATGGCAGCTACAGGATAATATCACAAACAAACCAGATGGAATATATGGAGATGTCTGGTTGTCAAGGGACGGAAGAAGTGTGAAGTGGTGTATTGAAGACCAGTGCTTGCGTCAGTTCAGTtataatcaaaaaattatcaaagCTGGCTACATTGATTTTGAGAAGACACCAGATTGCTTTGTAGTAGTACTTTCTGATATTGCACATGTATATCTCCTGACAAGAGGCGATTCTACGACGGTATGTTTCCCATTCCAGATAGGTAATGCGTTCTGGTATGCGAATGGTGTGATTTTGGAGAGGGACACTTCTGTGTTCTTCATGGATAGTGGTTACGATTCAAAGCCCATTGAAGTCGATTTAAAGCATAAGTACATCACTATGACGGATCCGATGACACCGTTTGGCTTGATTTCGATCACAAATACCTTTAAGGGTGGAATAAACAGTGCTTCAGGTAACAAAAGCGATAGCTTACAAGACCTTCAGCTTGTGTTATTCCCCAGTAATAGGGAAAAGTACATAGCGGTTTTCCTAGATCAGAATTCCAAGGTGCTACGATTTTATTACAGTAGAATTTTGTCATCAGATCAGTCACGGAAGGGAGAGTTAACGATTTCCTCGACGAAGAAAACAGGCTTGGAAACGGCTGGCAATAGCCAAAAGACTGGTGGAATTACGAAAGATTTGCGTAAGTTCTCACTTTTGACACGTAGGTCAACTTCTAATTCTCACGATTTCAATACTTCCGAAAGAATCATTAGCGGCAGTGTGGGTAACGCTCCAGTAAGAACAGATATTTTTGCTCTACCTTCTACTTGTTCAAGAAGAAGCCTATCAGCAACCCTAGATAGAATGGGGAACACCATTGGTCTGAATAATAGAGCCACaccttcttcctttttcgAAACCTCTGCAAATACTTCGGCTCATTCTAATGTAGCCCCCGTATCACAGCCAatgcagcagcagcagcaggAATATTTAAACCAAACCGCAACTTCCTCGAAGGATATTGTTTTGACAGAAGTATCGTCTTTGAAACTGCCAGATGATATCACTTTCACTTCACGACGTCTGAGCTCTATACTAAACACTATAAAGTTTTTGTCATTAAAATTCGAACGCCAGGAGGCACTTTTAATATTTCATGAGCCTACGCATTTTTGCAAAATCTGGTTAATTGATCTTTTACCAGATGTCATTGATTCTATTCCATTCAAGGTATATGGGAACTCACCGCAAAACATGATTAGACTAGAGAATTTAAAGCTTAAAGACCCATCAAGGATACAAGCTATACATATACATGCCCATCTTGATGGATGtctgattttgatttcaaagGAACAGAATGGAAAACAATTTGAATCTCTCCTATACAACCCCTTTGTTAGAATATTATCGCCTTCTAAAAATGTTTCGCGGGAGCTCACTAAACAAAACAATTTCCCCTCTCTACAAAAAATGTTCCCCTATCCTGAAACTAGCTTCACTAAGCTCTGTTTCGAAGCCCTCAAGTATATTACTTCTCCAACATTTAACATCTCAATTATATTTCTATGGCAATATGCATATTCAATACTTCTTGCAAGGACCAGTCATGTACTTACACGCTTTAGAATTGAGTATGACGCGTTTTCATTGGTTCTTTCacttttgattttgccGATTCCTAGTTCCTCCAGTCAAGagtttaaagaaaataaagaaatatatcaGCATGAACTATTTCAGCAGTTGAAGCAGAATCCAGAAATAACAAGCTCTGTTCTGCCGAAGATTGTTATTGCATTGCATCTGATACGGGAGGAATACTCCTTGAATGTCTTGTGTCGCAATGAACACGCATTGTTGGGACAGTTTCTCGGGTTCGCTACTGCCGCCATGGGCTGGCCAGACTTATGGCAATCATACTATGTGCCTCAAGCTGATTTAGAATCAAAACCATTGTTATCCCCTGGGGAACAAAACTCCACTTTCTTTCATCCATTAGACGAACCGCCATCAATCATCAAATCGTTATATAGTATAACTGAAAACAGTTCAATATCATTATGTCCGTTTATTAGTTTCTCAAGACTTGCCGCAACAGATACAGAGGTTGAATTGCGCATTACTCCGAGAAGTTTTAAAATCTTGGGTTTGTATGAACTGGTGCACTCTGCGAATTTTCTACCAGATTATATTTTGGGTATTCTCTCTAGCTTGAAAATAGATAAAAACGAGCTGCAAACATATCCTTTAGGTATTTTAGTCCCTTTGAGAAATGTCCTGAAAATTCTGGAGGATAAATTATCTGAAGTACGAGAAAACCTGGAGTTGTTAAATAGGGCTGATTTACAAAGGTGCAGTGCAATTATCAACAGTATAAGGAATGATACCAAGGATATCGTTGGAAGAGATCAAAAGGATAGTTCTGTTTTATACAAGGTACCGGTGACCAAGAATATAGGCTCTTCAAGTAGGACgccaaataatatatattcaATACTATCCGAGATTGTGAAAAGTGCAAGTCAAGTTCCACTGGATGGATCTGCTATGAGGATGTCGAACATCGAGGACgatgaagatattgatgagGGTCGATCCCTCAAATTAAACGCAGGACTGATATTTTCAGAGGATAAGAGGTTTACTCATGTTGTATCATTATTGGCTTATTATAAGTCGACACAAGCCCAATTTTTCACTACTAAAACTGAATATGCCCAGATACTagctcaaaaaaaatactttgcTAATGTTATGGCCCTGAGAACGTGTACTAATGGTATTGGTTGGGGCGCAGTGGCATATGCAACAGAAAAACCAATATCCACTCAAAAATGGATCGTTCAACCTCTCAATTTGATTTCTATGTTTCCAGATGACACAAAGATAGCTGTGAAAGTTCCAGAAGATGTAGGACATGATGTTGTCAAGTGGGGACAATTTCATGCCGGTGTTAGTTCTGGTCTTCGTATTTCAAAGAAGGCAACGGGGATTACAGGTAGTTGGATTGCGTTTaataaaccaaaagaaTTGGATGCTTATCACGGTGGCTTTCTCCTCGGACTTGGACTTAGTGGGCATCTAAAAAATCTAGAGGAATGGCACATATACAATTACCTAAGCCCCAGAAATACACATATAAGTATTGGATTACTTTTAGGGATGAGTTCAAGTATGAAGGGTAGTATGGACTCAAAACTGATTAAAGTTATTAGTGTACATCTAGTAGCATTTCTCCCAAGCGGATCTAGCGATTTGAATATAGATCTAAAACTACAAACCGCTGGTATTATAGGGATGGGTATGTTATACCTTAACTCAAGGCATAAGAGGATGAGCGATTCAATTTTTGCGCAGCTGGTATCATTACTCAAtgttaatgatgaaatggttgctgatgaagaatatcGATTAGCAGCCGGTATATCGTTAGGTCTGATCAATTTGGGGGCAGGTCAAACTACATTCAAGAAGTGGGACTCATCTTTATTAAGGTTAGGGGACTACTTTCCTGAAGATGTTTATGATTCTAGTGATGTTGAACAAAACATAATGTATGAAGAGCTAACTACGAAACTTTTGGAGATTATCACCAGTACCTACGATATAGAAAACGATTGGATACCTGAAAATTCACAGATTGGTGCAGTGATTGCAATTATGTTCCTATTTTTGAAGTCGAATAACTATGAAATTTCCAATGCCCTTAAAGTTGATCTGAAGGAAATTttaaaatcaaatataaataCTCGCCCTGAATTGTTAATGTACCTGGAATGGGCATCCAATATGATTTTATGGGACTGTATAGGTGATGACTTGTCGTTTGTCATGAAAGATGTCgaattagaaaaaaacattagTGAACTTAATACAGATTTACTTCCCATATATTATACTATGGCGGGAAGAATTTTAGCCATGGGTATCAGGTTTGCTTCTAGTGGTAACTTGAAAATTCGCAATGtccttctttctcttgTTGATAAGTTTTTGCCTTTTTATCAATACCCTGGAAAGCGGAATCTTGACTTTAGGTTGACAATCTCTGTTATTAATGTTTTAGTCAATGTCATCATTGTGGCTTTGAGTATGGTTATGTGTGCTAGTGGTGATTTGGAAGTTTTAAGGAGGGTGAAATATCTACACGAAGTTGTCTCTGGACCTTATTCAGACTTATTTCAAGTAATACCTACttctaaaaataatgacGCAAGTGTGTCACAGGAAAACTCAAGTACAAACAGATCTGGAGATAATGACCATGATGAGAGAACTGACGATACAACAACTTCCCTCGATAATGATAGGTCCATAAATGGTAGTGAAATTAGCGATCCAACAGCATTTTTAGAAGACAAAAAGGATATGGATGACCACTACGGTAAGTTCATTTCCACGAATCTCGCGCTAGGTTTTCTATTCCTTGGATCTGGGCAATACGCTCTTAATACTTCAACTTTAGAATCTATTGCCTTCCTAAGCATGTCTGCTTTACCCACGTACGCAACTCCGCATCCTTTACAAGAGTTGAAACATTTCTGGAGCATGGCTGTAGAACCCCGTTGTCTTGTTATAAAAGATATTTCTACTGGCGATCCCGTTAACAACGTCCCTATTAAGTTGGTAGTTGAGAAAGACATTGAAAATGAGGAAGTAGTAAGGGAAATGTCCACTCCGTGTTTACTGCCTGACTTCTCTAAGATCAGATCCATTAGGGTGGAAATGCATAGTTACTTCCCCTTAGAAATTAACTTCACTAAAGACTATTCAGcttctgatttttttagtgGCGGTACGATCATTTATATACAAAGGAAATCCCAAAGCATTTTCGAGCACAAAGCTTCTTTCAGGAACACAGAAGATATACACTTGGCGcttaagaaaaaatcaatagaATCCAAAGATTTTTCGAAGTTGAACCCGAAAACTAAACAAGGGAACATTACTTCCTCGCAACTTGTTGAAAGTTTAGGTATTCAAGATTTGACAATGGTAGAACTTGATACAATCTTAAATGCTGAAAATGACACATCGTTAACAGATTCAGAATCCTATAACTTAGGTTTGCTCTGCTCGGATAAAAACAGTGGAGATGTATTGGATTGTCAACTTGAACTTTGGTACAAAAGCTTTGGACCACACGTTGAACAATGTAAGCATTAA
- the PSD1 gene encoding phosphatidylserine decarboxylase 1 (similar to Saccharomyces cerevisiae PSD1 (YNL169C); ancestral locus Anc_2.83): MSIMPVKNALAQGRTLLMGRIPAVKFSTRMQLRNKTAVLWNRKLSTRLFVQQRRNSGEIVDRAKAAAANSGRKQVSMKWVVLTSFTIVLGTILLVSRDDDTDKEGTTESKKGRRTRKIKIFNNNWLFFCYSTLPLNAMSRLWGQVNSLTLPIWIRPWGYRLYSFLFGVNLDEMEDPDLTHYANLSEFFYRNIKPDTRPVAQGEDVIASPSDGKILQVGIINSETGEIEQVKGMTYSIKEFLGTHSHPLMSKSESSLDLTSDEEKHREFARVNKLRMAGSEDTEQPLLNIKNEGDQSVQESKPSVSKNMHLLSQLSLNYFSNGFSCTEPHDTELFFAVIYLAPGDYHHFHSPIDWVCRVRRHFPGDLFSVAPYFQRNFPNLFVLNERVALLGSWKYGFFSMTPVGATNVGSIKLNFDQEFVTNSKSDKHLEPHTCYQAVYENASKILGGMPLVKGEEMGGFELGSTVVLCFEAPTEFRFKVNVGDKVKMGQELGIISNGDLE, translated from the coding sequence ATGTCGATAATGCCAGTTAAGAACGCCTTAGCACAAGGAAGAACGCTCCTCATGGGGAGGATTCCGGCCGTTAAATTCTCTACAAGGATGCAATTAAGAAATAAAACCGCTGTGTTATGGAATAGAAAGCTCTCCACACGTCTTTTTGTTCAACAACGACGTAATTCCGGTGAGATTGTGGACCGTGCCAAAGCTGCTGCCGCAAACAGCGGGAGAAAACAAGTCTCTATGAAGTGGGTCGTTTTAACTAGTTTTACCATAGTTCTAGGAACCATTTTGCTGGTCTCGAGGGACGATGATACAGACAAAGAGGGTACTACAGAGAGTAAGAAAGGAAGAAGGACAAGAAAGATCAAAATATTTAACAATAATTGGCTATTCTTCTGCTATTCCACTTTACCATTAAATGCAATGTCTCGACTCTGGGGCCAAGTAAATTCTCTCACGTTACCCATTTGGATTAGGCCATGGGGCTATAGGctatattcttttctatttggAGTTAATTTGGACGAAATGGAAGATCCTGATTTGACACATTACGCAAATTTATccgaatttttttatcgtAACATAAAACCAGACACACGTCCAGTAGCACAAGGTGAAGATGTTATTGCTTCACCAAGTGATGGGAAAATTTTACAAGTCGGTATAATCAATTCTGAAACTGGCGAAATCGAACAAGTTAAGGGTATGAcatattcaataaaagaGTTTCTTGGCACTCATTCTCACCCTCTGATGTCAAAGAGTGAATCTAGTTTGGATCTGACTTCTGACGAGGAAAAACACAGAGAATTTGCCAGGGTGAATAAATTACGCATGGCAGGTTCTGAGGATACAGAACAACCTCTTCTCAACattaaaaatgaaggtGATCAATCCGTCCAAGAGTCGAAACCCAGTGTGTCCAAAAACATGCATCTTTTGAGTCAACTTTCTTTAAATTACTTTTCTAATGGATTTTCGTGCACAGAGCCTCATGATAcagaacttttttttgccGTCATTTATTTAGCGCCTGGTGATTACcaccattttcattcccCAATTGACTGGGTTTGCAGGGTTCGCCGCCATTTTCCAGGTGATTTGTTTTCTGTCGCACCTTACTTCCAACGCAACTTCCCAAAcctttttgttttaaatGAAAGAGTTGCCCTATTGGGCAGTTGGAAATATGGATTTTTTAGTATGACCCCTGTCGGTGCAACAAATGTTGGTTCAATTAAGCTAAATTTTGATCAAGAGTTTGTTACAAACTCTAAAAGTGATAAACACTTAGAACCACATACCTGCTACCAGGCAGTATATGAAAATGCAAGCAAAATATTGGGTGGAATGCCTTTGGTTAAAGGCGAAGAAATGGGAGGATTTGAATTGGGTAGTACTGTTGTACTTTGTTTTGAGGCTCCGACTGAATTTCGATTCAAGGTCAACGTTGGTGATAAGGTGAAAATGGGACAGGAATTAGGCATTATTAGTAATGGAGAtttggaatga
- the FMP41 gene encoding Fmp41p (similar to Saccharomyces cerevisiae FMP41 (YNL168C); ancestral locus Anc_2.85) codes for MSYNYLKAARKIVCIGRNYAAHIKELNNSTPKQPFFFLKPSSSIVTPMSSSLTKTMRPANSSYNGLNEDGTNPGPIFIPRGVKVHHEIELALIVNKYLSNVTEMKPEEVYDSISGVALALDLTARNVQDEAKKKGLPWTISKGFDTFMPISTMVPRERLSIYRSNLQNIFRVKCSVNGKLRQDGSTDLMLHPLHKILQHISTMISLEPGDIILTGTPAGVGELKPGDNVHCELLQNNDKLIDMKFECENRPGPYEFKET; via the coding sequence ATGAGTTACAATTATCTGAAAGCAGCCAGAAAAATTGTATGCATAGGGCGTAACTACGCTGCGCATATTAAAGAGTTGAATAATTCAACTCCAAAacaacctttttttttcttaaagcCATCATCAAGTATAGTCACCCCAATGTCGTCGTCATTGACCAAGACTATGAGACCTGCAAATTCGAGTTATAATGGACTAAATGAGGACGGAACTAATCCAGGGCCCATATTCATTCCACGTGGTGTGAAGGTCCATCATGAAATTGAACTGGCACTGATTGTCAACAAATATTTATCCAACGTCACTGAGATGAAACCTGAAGAAGTGTATGATTCTATCAGTGGTGTTGCTCTAGCGTTAGATCTTACGGCAAGAAATGTTCAAGATGaagcaaaaaagaaggGCTTACCTTGGACCATAAGCAAGGGATTTGATACCTTTATGCCAATTTCTACTATGGTCCCTCGCGAGCGTCTCTCCATCTATAGATCGAACTTGCAGAACATTTTCAGAGTCAAATGCTCTGTCAATGGAAAGTTGAGACAGGACGGTAGCACAGACCTGATGTTGCATCCATTACATAAGATCCTGCAACACATATCCACCATGATATCCCTTGAACCAGgtgatattattttgaCTGGTACGCCTGCAGGTGTAGGTGAGTTAAAACCTGGCGACAATGTTCATTGTGAGTTATTGCAAAACAATGATAAGCTTATCGACATGAAATTCGAATGTGAAAATCGCCCAGGGCCATATGAATTCAAGGAAACATGA
- the SKO1 gene encoding Sko1p (similar to Saccharomyces cerevisiae SKO1 (YNL167C); ancestral locus Anc_2.86): MSSEERSRQPSTVSTFDLEPNPFEQSFASTKKALSLPGTVPHPSLPKDPSRNNSISALTQHSQRSTNSLNSIPEENGNGTVVDNTNHNEMKRDSPSFLPGQHRPNIVSSPILTPGGSKRLPPLLLSPSILYQANSTSNPNPNSHSASTSNSNPSAPGVSSNSGSLYPSSSSPSGSSLIRQSRNCNSTTNNSSNGFPTNDSQMPGFLLNLSKSGLTPNESNIRTGLTPGILTQSYNYPVLPSINSNNIANGKSTNKSITLNGNTESHLHANMIHPTVNGTPLTPGLSSLLNLPSAGVLTNSMYKPTPSTNITDITINNGINNSNLSPNTSTKVAVKMDNPVEFNDIEQSAHNHNENEHITTHTENNDQFNNKTRKRRRRMSSTSSTSKVARKNSTSRKNSTVTAGPVPEDDADNSKTSSNVIIDETEEQERKRKEFLERNRVAASKFRKRKKEYIKKIESDLQFYESEYDDLTKAVGKLCGIIPSSSSNAQFNVNMSTISSSSSEPSTSLFSLLESSISRSDYSSAMSVLSNMKKIIYETNFYRRGGKNPREDMQDQEDQTNFNKDTSIVKNENTGYPSINSRPIILDKKYPHNSGPNISKNGTTTNNVGNTTQSIINSCYSVPNPLVINTNSDTHDTNKHDILSALPHNN, encoded by the coding sequence ATGTCAAGCGAAGAACGTTCAAGACAACCAAGCACTGTTTCAACTTTTGATCTAGAGCCAAACCCTTTTGAACAAAGTTTTGCCTCTACCAAAAAGGCTTTGTCACTTCCAGGTACAGTTCCTCACCCATCTCTCCCAAAGGACCCTTCTCGAAACAATTCCATATCGGCGCTAACCCAACATTCACAACGCTCTACTAATAGCTTGAACAGTATTCCCGAAGAAAATGGGAACGGAACTGTTGTCGATAATACTAATCATAATGAGATGAAGAGAGACTCACCAAGCTTTTTGCCAGGTCAACATAGGCCCAACATAGTATCCTCACCTATACTCACGCCAGGTGGATCCAAAAGATTACCGCCTCTACTTCTCTCTCCTTCTATTTTATACCAGGCGAATTCAACTTCAAATCCCAATCCCAATTCACATTCTGCATCAacatcaaattcaaaccCTAGTGCACCAGGCGTTTCTTCTAATTCGGGATCTTTATATCCAAGCAGCTCCTCACCATCAGGGAGTTCATTAATACGCCAATCACGAAACTGCAATTCCACCACCAATAATTCTAGTAATGGTTTTCCAACGAACGACTCTCAAATGCCTGGCTTTTTATTAAACCTATCTAAGTCTGGATTAACACCTAATGAGTCTAATATAAGAACCGGATTGACACCTGGTATTCTTACACAGTCTTACAATTACCCTGTGCTTCCTTCAATTAATAGTAATAACATTGCCAACGGTAAGAGCACAAATAAAAGTATCACTCTAAATGGAAATACTGAAAGTCATCTTCATGCTAATATGATACACCCAACTGTAAATGGCACACCACTTACACCGGGGTTAAGTTCTCTGTTAAACCTACCGTCTGCTGGAGTTTTGACTAATTCGATGTACAAACCGACGCCATCCACAAATATCACAGATATTACCATTAACAACGGCATTAATAATAGCAATCTTTCTCCAAATACTTCCACAAAAGTGGCTGTAAAAATGGACAATCCAGTAGAATTTAATGACATTGAGCAATCTGCTCATAACcacaatgaaaatgaacatATAACAACTCATACAGAGAATAATGACCAGTTTAATAATAAAACgcgaaaaagaagaagaagaatgtCCAGTACAAGTTCAACTTCTAAAGTCGCAAGAAAGAACTCCACATCAAGGAAAAACTCAACAGTTACGGCTGGGCCAGTGCCAGAGGATGATGCTGACAATAGTAAAACTTCAAGCAACGTAATCATTGACGAGACAGAAGAACAGgagagaaaaaggaaagagtTCTTGGAAAGGAATAGAGTGGCTGCGTCTAAATTTcggaaaaggaagaaagagtacatcaagaaaattgagAGTGATCTACAGTTTTATGAATCAGAATATGACGATCTAACCAAAGCTGTCGGGAAACTGTGCGGCATAATACCTTCAAGCTCTTCAAATGCTCAATTTAATGTGAATATGTCAACTATATCGTCTTCGTCATCCGAACCATCTACATCATTGTTCTCATTACTAGAAAGTAGTATTTCAAGAAGTGACTATTCAAGCGCAATGTCTGTTTTATCAAacatgaagaaaataatctATGAAACGAATTTTTACCGAAGAGGAGGCAAAAATCCGAGAGAGGATATGCAGGATCAAGAAGATCAAACCAACTTCAACAAGGACACTTCTATTGtcaagaatgaaaatacGGGGTATCCATCTATCAATTCGAGACCGATAATTTTAGATAAAAAATACCCACATAACTCTGGACCTAATATAAGCAAAAATGGTACAACAACTAATAATGTGGGAAATACCACGCAGAGTATAATTAATTCATGCTATTCTGTTCCCAATCCATTGGTAATAAATACAAATTCTGATACccatgatactaataagCATGATATACTATCTGCCCTACCTCATAATAATTGA